One genomic window of Mesorhizobium loti includes the following:
- a CDS encoding transposase: protein MIEMRSISYPRTNAVVSAIILWNTVYLSQVVESLRAEGHDLPDEIIRHISPQIWEHINLTGIYDWNGEGRPEGTFRPLRHATKEKIVEAA from the coding sequence ATGATCGAAATGCGTTCGATTTCATATCCGCGCACCAACGCCGTGGTCAGCGCTATCATCTTGTGGAACACGGTCTACCTCTCGCAAGTCGTTGAAAGCCTGCGGGCAGAAGGGCACGATCTGCCGGATGAAATCATCCGCCACATCTCCCCGCAGATATGGGAGCACATCAACCTTACCGGCATCTATGATTGGAATGGGGAAGGCCGCCCCGAGGGCACATTCCGTCCGCTCCGTCATGCCACCAAAGAGAAAATCGTGGAGGCGGCGTGA
- a CDS encoding IS5 family transposase, which translates to MPYKHNADRRHHVGKMTFRVTNWRDYEAGLRRRGSLTLWVTPEALAGWRAPRRKTRGGQARYSDLAIETALTLGCVFAMRLRQTEGLLHSLLDLMGLKVPVPDHTTLSRRAQKWEPSARRNPPLPDGPLHVLVDSTGLKVYGAGQWLEQKHGARSRRNWRKLHLAVDAKSGAIIAQRLTDQDTDDPSQVAPLLDQIDGEIDQFTADGAYDGKPTYRSILQHSATANIVIPPRSTAVESGDAGPPGQRDKHIAAIASDGRLKWQAASGYGKRALSETAIGRYKGLIGRRLRARSLPAQQTEVAIGCIVLNRMLAWARPESIRRQVTQA; encoded by the coding sequence ATGCCGTACAAACACAACGCAGATCGTCGTCATCACGTCGGAAAGATGACATTCAGGGTGACGAATTGGCGTGACTACGAAGCAGGTCTGCGCCGGCGTGGTAGCCTGACCTTATGGGTAACGCCGGAGGCACTGGCGGGATGGCGCGCTCCGCGACGCAAGACCCGCGGCGGCCAAGCCCGGTATTCCGATCTCGCCATTGAGACAGCGCTGACGCTGGGTTGCGTCTTCGCAATGCGGCTGCGCCAGACCGAGGGATTGCTCCACTCGCTGCTGGATCTCATGGGGCTGAAAGTCCCAGTTCCAGATCATACGACGCTGAGCCGTCGGGCACAGAAGTGGGAGCCATCAGCCCGACGAAACCCGCCGCTGCCGGACGGCCCGCTGCATGTGCTTGTCGATAGCACGGGATTGAAAGTCTACGGCGCCGGGCAATGGCTGGAGCAGAAACATGGCGCCAGATCACGTCGCAACTGGCGCAAGCTGCATCTGGCAGTGGATGCCAAAAGTGGCGCGATCATTGCCCAAAGGCTGACAGATCAGGACACGGATGATCCTTCCCAGGTGGCACCGCTGCTCGATCAGATCGACGGCGAGATCGACCAGTTCACAGCCGACGGAGCCTATGACGGCAAGCCAACCTATCGGTCTATCCTGCAGCACAGCGCAACCGCGAACATCGTCATTCCACCGCGTTCCACGGCGGTGGAAAGCGGTGATGCCGGACCGCCTGGTCAAAGGGACAAGCACATTGCCGCAATCGCAAGCGACGGTCGGCTGAAATGGCAGGCAGCCTCCGGCTACGGCAAGCGGGCGCTGAGCGAAACAGCCATCGGACGATACAAGGGGCTGATCGGACGGCGCCTGCGAGCACGCTCTCTTCCGGCTCAACAGACCGAGGTTGCCATCGGGTGCATCGTTCTCAACCGCATGCTGGCATGGGCACGCCCGGAGTCTATCCGGCGTCAAGTCACGCAGGCATAA
- a CDS encoding S46 family peptidase gives MNSNLKCLAQATAIALLWKVSATSAHEGMWMPGQIADVGAAMRVDGLQIDPALLRRLDTGPLNAIVSLGGCSASFVSPQGLVATNHHCVFGSIQYNSKEGQDYLTNGFLAKSLGEELPAAPGSRIYVIEDMRDVTADMLKGVSDKLNGFARYERLDTNRKALIAACEAQPNRRCDVEGYYGGDSYYLEQKLEIQDVRLAYAPALGIGNFGGETDNWMWPRHTGDFGFYRAYVAPDGSSRPYARDNVPYRPKSWLRIAHEGVQEGDFVMVAGFPGTTNRLRTAGEVQFNFADYEPLLQRLLSDYAAQIKRATAGNRDAQIRYAAILQGAENYEKKLAGDLAGADAIGLDARKANEEKAYRDWVADDPARQARYDTAIRELDAMVAENSRASLKGLRQALLDRAQILSSARTLYRWAKEHEKPDEDRESGFQDRDLNETVDQLTQIELRYLPDIDRKLFEAALDEYRRLDAKDRDTAFETALDQIGLDRLYADTKLADTATRLGWLGKPATAFEASDDPFIKLAVALYPGDIAAEVAKKDRAGRTQAPRATYMQGLRVYRQAIGQPVYPDANGSLRITWGKVAGRTRDGQIWTPFTTAEGLLAKHTGRGEFDAPDAVVAAIRAKDYGPYVAPALGTLPVDFMSTVDITNGNSGSATLNGRGEFVGLVFDGTLEGVISDWAPDADRNRSIHVDSRFMIWTMDKIDGAGRLLKEMGVRPAPRS, from the coding sequence ATGAACTCGAATTTGAAATGTTTGGCCCAAGCAACTGCCATCGCCTTGCTCTGGAAGGTCAGCGCTACGTCGGCGCACGAAGGTATGTGGATGCCGGGCCAGATTGCGGACGTGGGCGCGGCCATGCGCGTGGATGGGCTCCAGATCGATCCCGCCCTGTTGCGCCGTCTGGACACTGGCCCGCTCAACGCGATCGTATCACTGGGCGGATGCTCCGCCTCCTTCGTCAGTCCACAAGGGCTGGTCGCAACCAATCATCACTGCGTGTTCGGATCTATCCAGTACAACAGCAAGGAGGGACAGGACTATCTCACAAACGGCTTTCTGGCGAAGAGCCTGGGTGAAGAATTGCCCGCGGCGCCTGGCAGCCGCATCTATGTGATCGAGGATATGCGGGATGTGACCGCCGACATGCTCAAGGGCGTTTCGGACAAGCTGAACGGCTTTGCCCGCTATGAGCGGCTCGACACGAACCGCAAGGCGCTCATCGCTGCATGTGAAGCACAGCCCAATCGCCGCTGCGACGTGGAGGGCTATTATGGCGGCGACTCCTACTATCTCGAGCAGAAGCTCGAAATTCAGGACGTGCGCCTCGCCTATGCGCCCGCGCTCGGCATCGGTAACTTCGGCGGCGAAACGGACAATTGGATGTGGCCGCGCCACACAGGCGACTTCGGCTTTTATCGCGCCTATGTCGCTCCTGATGGTTCCTCCCGGCCTTATGCGCGCGACAATGTGCCCTACCGGCCGAAGAGCTGGCTGCGCATCGCCCATGAAGGTGTTCAAGAAGGCGATTTCGTGATGGTCGCCGGCTTTCCGGGGACGACCAATCGGTTGCGCACCGCTGGCGAAGTCCAGTTCAACTTCGCGGACTACGAACCGCTGCTGCAGCGTTTGTTGTCGGACTATGCCGCCCAGATCAAGCGAGCCACGGCAGGCAATCGTGACGCGCAGATCCGCTACGCCGCCATCCTGCAAGGCGCGGAAAACTACGAGAAGAAACTAGCGGGCGATCTCGCCGGCGCCGATGCGATTGGGCTCGATGCTCGCAAGGCCAACGAGGAGAAAGCTTATCGCGACTGGGTCGCTGACGATCCCGCGCGGCAGGCGCGCTATGACACAGCAATCCGCGAACTGGACGCCATGGTGGCCGAGAATAGCCGGGCCTCACTCAAGGGGCTGCGGCAGGCGCTGCTGGACCGCGCGCAAATCCTCTCATCCGCGCGCACTCTCTATCGCTGGGCGAAGGAGCACGAGAAGCCCGATGAAGACCGTGAAAGCGGCTTTCAGGATCGTGACCTTAACGAGACCGTCGATCAACTGACGCAGATAGAACTCCGTTATCTGCCCGACATCGATCGCAAGCTCTTCGAGGCCGCGCTCGATGAATATCGTCGGCTGGACGCAAAGGATCGCGATACTGCGTTCGAGACCGCTCTGGACCAAATCGGCCTTGACCGACTCTATGCGGACACCAAACTCGCCGACACGGCCACGCGGCTCGGCTGGCTCGGTAAGCCGGCTACTGCCTTCGAGGCGTCGGATGATCCTTTCATCAAGCTGGCGGTCGCGCTCTATCCCGGCGACATAGCTGCGGAGGTCGCGAAGAAGGACCGCGCCGGCCGTACGCAGGCGCCCCGCGCGACCTATATGCAGGGTCTGCGTGTCTATCGGCAGGCAATCGGCCAGCCAGTGTATCCCGACGCGAATGGATCGCTGCGCATCACTTGGGGCAAGGTGGCAGGGCGAACGCGCGATGGGCAGATCTGGACGCCCTTCACCACGGCCGAGGGACTTCTGGCCAAGCACACTGGCAGGGGCGAGTTCGATGCGCCGGATGCCGTGGTTGCCGCGATTCGGGCCAAGGACTATGGCCCATATGTCGCGCCGGCGCTGGGCACGTTGCCGGTCGACTTCATGTCCACGGTTGACATCACCAACGGCAACAGTGGCTCGGCGACGCTGAACGGGCGTGGCGAGTTCGTGGGTCTCGTGTTCGACGGCACGCTCGAGGGCGTGATCTCGGACTGGGCCCCCGACGCGGACCGCAATCGCAGCATCCATGTCGACAGTCGCTTCATGATCTGGACCATGGACAAGATCGACGGCGCGGGCCGGTTGCTCAAGGAAATGGGAGTGCGGCCGGCGCCGCGCTCCTGA
- a CDS encoding flagellar export protein FliJ produces MKPRGNLVRLKQFQVNEKRRQLQQLDMMIADFERMARELDFQINAEETKAGISDINHFAYPTFAKAARLRRDNLKSSQSDLLRQRTAAEPSLAEAEAELSKAQMLESRSGRGHDLEPGNRSAMIG; encoded by the coding sequence ATGAAGCCACGAGGTAATCTGGTCCGACTTAAGCAATTTCAGGTGAATGAGAAGCGGCGACAGCTGCAGCAGCTAGACATGATGATTGCCGATTTCGAACGCATGGCGCGAGAACTGGACTTCCAGATCAACGCCGAGGAAACGAAGGCTGGCATCTCCGATATCAATCATTTCGCTTACCCGACGTTCGCCAAGGCCGCCCGCCTGCGTCGTGACAACCTCAAGAGTTCGCAATCGGACCTTCTGCGGCAGAGAACCGCAGCCGAGCCATCTCTCGCCGAGGCTGAAGCAGAGCTCTCCAAGGCGCAAATGCTAGAATCGCGCAGCGGCAGAGGCCACGACCTCGAACCCGGCAACCGAAGCGCCATGATCGGCTGA
- a CDS encoding tyrosine-protein phosphatase codes for MALLTSRLIRLEGTRNMRGLGGLRVADGGFVNPRRLLRSAAPINLDVPTARHLMAEYGPLRILDLRTTREIDREGMPEALIGLGAEFWHRPLSDPSFLLDVVRPTWQDYFSSYVRLMPSADNVIVDLAAAYAAQTAKTTIVCCTAGKDRTGVVVAMLLRLVGVSTSDIARDYALSARQLRAHLGSFKAHWEKRGLSPQQYAIRLETQARTMTALLAHPETQWHIDSVERELGGETIRRLRATMIDHRHQGEASRGRTV; via the coding sequence ATGGCACTATTGACGAGTCGATTGATCCGCCTGGAAGGCACGCGAAATATGCGTGGGCTCGGTGGGCTACGGGTGGCGGACGGCGGTTTCGTCAACCCAAGGCGCCTTTTGCGTAGTGCGGCCCCGATCAACTTGGATGTGCCAACCGCTCGGCATTTAATGGCCGAATATGGGCCACTGCGAATCCTGGATCTGCGCACGACTCGGGAGATCGACAGGGAAGGGATGCCCGAGGCGTTGATAGGCCTGGGAGCGGAGTTCTGGCACCGTCCTCTGTCGGACCCGAGCTTTCTCCTCGATGTCGTGCGCCCGACTTGGCAGGATTATTTCTCATCCTATGTGCGGCTAATGCCCTCTGCAGATAACGTCATCGTAGACCTAGCGGCCGCGTACGCCGCTCAGACCGCGAAGACGACCATAGTTTGCTGCACGGCCGGTAAAGACAGGACCGGCGTGGTGGTAGCAATGCTGCTTCGCCTTGTGGGCGTATCAACGTCGGACATCGCCCGAGATTACGCGCTTTCGGCTCGACAACTTCGGGCTCATCTCGGCTCGTTCAAGGCACATTGGGAGAAGCGAGGCCTATCGCCCCAACAATACGCAATCCGTCTTGAGACCCAAGCGAGAACAATGACGGCTCTCCTCGCCCATCCTGAGACGCAGTGGCATATTGACAGTGTCGAGCGTGAACTCGGCGGAGAAACAATCCGAAGGCTGAGGGCCACGATGATCGATCACCGCCATCAGGGCGAAGCGTCCAGAGGGCGAACTGTGTGA
- a CDS encoding class I SAM-dependent methyltransferase → MSSVDGEGAFASAADGVCPFRLRDGLPPLGEFTIGADFADLLVSEATSRRPRAVLEAGSGISTVLLGHCMQLWAGHVYALEHLPQYAQLTREWAVRHGVQNITVIDAPLQTHVIGGEQWDWYDISNVPAIAYDFLVVDGPPRKTGALARYPMLPLFAKQLGPSPCLLLDDADRADEEAIVRRWQAEFPQFRTQRHQTQKGAVLMTAGSAS, encoded by the coding sequence ATGTCTTCGGTCGACGGCGAGGGCGCGTTTGCAAGCGCAGCCGATGGGGTTTGTCCATTCCGCCTTAGGGATGGCCTGCCCCCTCTAGGCGAATTCACGATCGGGGCCGATTTTGCGGATCTTCTGGTATCGGAGGCCACAAGTCGGCGTCCGCGCGCCGTCCTGGAGGCCGGCAGTGGTATCTCTACGGTTTTGCTAGGACACTGCATGCAGCTTTGGGCTGGCCATGTCTATGCGCTGGAGCACCTGCCCCAATATGCGCAGCTGACCCGCGAATGGGCTGTTCGGCACGGCGTCCAGAACATCACCGTCATTGATGCTCCGCTACAGACGCACGTGATCGGTGGCGAGCAGTGGGACTGGTACGACATCTCCAATGTTCCGGCCATCGCATATGACTTTCTTGTCGTCGATGGTCCGCCGCGCAAGACCGGCGCGCTGGCCCGGTACCCGATGCTTCCGCTTTTTGCCAAACAGCTCGGCCCATCGCCCTGTCTCCTTCTGGACGATGCGGACCGGGCGGACGAAGAGGCCATCGTTCGCCGGTGGCAAGCCGAATTTCCTCAGTTCCGAACCCAGAGGCATCAAACCCAGAAGGGAGCCGTGCTGATGACAGCGGGCTCTGCATCATGA
- a CDS encoding 2OG-Fe(II) oxygenase, whose translation MSASFSELVHSLRGAQWRNDPYFWAVVDEFVSPGFAERLAATIPAAGFSASERPSGDPGHRKPYRLESKALNAEDDDKYTPAWRDFLRALRSSEYRTAMSEVIGIDLSGLNLELSLWHYPPGGWLGPHTDKPDKVVTQVFNLNPGWEREWGGCLRILGSDQEKDVVAEIPPVLNSSVILRRSDNSWHMVTRTQESEGAPRLRQVLTAMFRAL comes from the coding sequence ATGAGCGCTAGTTTCAGTGAGCTGGTACACTCCCTGCGAGGGGCACAATGGCGGAACGACCCGTATTTTTGGGCGGTCGTCGATGAATTTGTTTCGCCCGGTTTTGCCGAGCGTCTCGCCGCTACCATCCCCGCAGCGGGGTTCAGTGCCAGCGAAAGGCCCAGCGGTGACCCCGGACATAGAAAACCTTACCGCCTCGAAAGCAAGGCTCTAAATGCTGAAGACGACGACAAATATACGCCGGCCTGGCGGGATTTCCTCCGGGCCTTGAGGTCCAGCGAATATCGCACCGCCATGAGCGAAGTGATTGGTATCGACCTGAGCGGTCTCAATCTCGAACTGTCCCTGTGGCACTACCCGCCGGGGGGATGGCTCGGCCCGCATACGGATAAGCCGGACAAGGTCGTCACCCAGGTTTTCAATCTCAATCCGGGCTGGGAGCGCGAATGGGGCGGCTGCCTTCGTATCCTGGGATCAGACCAAGAGAAGGACGTCGTTGCCGAAATACCGCCAGTCCTGAACTCGTCGGTTATACTTCGGCGAAGCGATAATTCCTGGCACATGGTAACCAGGACGCAGGAGAGTGAGGGTGCACCTCGCCTTCGACAAGTGCTGACCGCCATGTTCCGCGCTTTGTAA
- a CDS encoding radical SAM protein, whose translation MQKFDVIALLNDFDGVDTFPRMLRYVREFSPSAKVMTFGRLSNQVPGLFERFGFHGIASAGDYEASVAGFIDWIADGKTIPPGVSLRQEDGYGKPAPGIFLHAEHWAFPDVRDIPYGAYDRLYQQDSNKFCGIPERRELVVPLARGCSVGCAYCDVPTMQGLRERRAGVVPTLDYIQQSFDEGPFEYVSFYAPTFTLKKAWVRAFCAEKERRGLRFPWKCVTTLFHLDPELLATMAGAGCVRVSIGLETLDVGAAGSLPKIKQDSLDAFRRLASAGRASGVELNCFVIVGLPGDSIQGIDQTISEVLAQGSRVRPTVYTPYDRIEADMTLEEVGGFNRQMFVEDIYSGEQKDLLYKLLFGNHADRATKS comes from the coding sequence GTGCAGAAGTTCGACGTCATAGCACTGCTGAACGACTTTGACGGCGTCGACACCTTTCCGCGAATGCTGCGCTACGTGCGCGAATTTTCTCCCTCAGCCAAGGTGATGACCTTCGGCCGGCTTTCCAATCAGGTTCCGGGCCTCTTTGAGCGCTTCGGATTCCACGGCATTGCATCGGCAGGCGACTACGAGGCGTCGGTGGCCGGCTTCATCGACTGGATTGCGGACGGAAAGACGATACCACCGGGCGTCTCGCTCCGGCAGGAAGACGGCTACGGGAAACCTGCCCCCGGGATTTTTCTCCATGCCGAGCATTGGGCTTTCCCCGACGTCCGGGATATTCCCTACGGAGCGTATGACCGGCTGTACCAGCAGGACTCGAACAAATTCTGCGGCATTCCCGAACGCCGTGAGCTTGTTGTGCCCCTGGCGCGGGGGTGCTCAGTCGGCTGCGCTTATTGCGACGTTCCCACCATGCAGGGATTACGCGAACGACGCGCAGGGGTCGTGCCTACCCTCGACTATATCCAACAATCCTTTGACGAGGGGCCGTTTGAATATGTTTCGTTCTACGCCCCGACCTTCACACTGAAGAAGGCGTGGGTTCGGGCATTCTGTGCGGAAAAGGAGCGGCGCGGCCTGAGGTTTCCCTGGAAATGCGTCACCACGTTGTTCCATCTCGATCCCGAGCTTCTGGCCACCATGGCGGGCGCCGGCTGTGTGCGGGTGAGCATAGGCCTCGAGACGCTGGACGTTGGCGCTGCGGGAAGTTTGCCGAAGATCAAGCAAGATAGCCTAGACGCATTTCGGCGGCTTGCCAGCGCGGGCCGCGCCTCTGGGGTTGAGTTGAACTGCTTTGTCATCGTCGGGTTGCCGGGCGACAGCATCCAGGGGATCGATCAGACTATTTCGGAGGTCCTTGCACAGGGCAGCCGCGTGCGACCGACCGTCTACACGCCATACGACAGGATCGAGGCGGATATGACGCTGGAAGAGGTTGGTGGGTTCAATCGCCAGATGTTCGTCGAGGATATTTACTCGGGTGAGCAGAAAGATCTGCTCTACAAACTGCTGTTCGGGAACCATGCTGATCGCGCCACAAAGTCATGA
- the truD gene encoding tRNA pseudouridine(13) synthase TruD, which translates to MIANKAPELLNLPGDGYNHRLKFVPEDFLVQEVLMPTLAARPSEVHPYFLLRKRGFTTFQAVRRLAEATGVDAKVVAYAGLKDEDAVTEQHISVGADLPAESVQSFNAAYEGKSEFIQVVSLGREGGAIRVGHLIGNAFRIAIRDLDEKLVARLASRRSSELVFINYYDTQRFGVPGGPKTTHLIGDRLHAGAYDEALALLRQSRAEEALLAQSWSGSAEQFFCELDPRIVRLYYAAYSSYQWNTQLADSIAGEAGVQELTRPPLKCLLTVEPRLLERIRQRALTHPLRRFSCAPGFPEVDPEVRPGLIQARIRVVEHGLDEFHQGRNKVTVEMFLPSGCYATMAINQFVTFCRY; encoded by the coding sequence GTGATCGCCAATAAAGCTCCGGAGTTGTTGAACTTGCCTGGGGATGGGTACAATCATCGATTAAAATTTGTGCCAGAGGACTTTTTGGTCCAAGAGGTGTTGATGCCAACTTTGGCTGCGCGTCCCTCCGAGGTCCATCCGTATTTTTTACTGCGTAAGCGGGGCTTCACGACGTTTCAGGCCGTTCGACGGCTCGCCGAGGCGACTGGAGTGGACGCCAAGGTAGTCGCCTATGCCGGGCTGAAGGACGAAGACGCCGTCACGGAGCAGCACATTAGCGTCGGTGCTGACCTGCCCGCCGAGAGCGTGCAGAGCTTCAATGCTGCGTACGAAGGGAAGTCCGAATTTATTCAAGTAGTGAGCCTGGGCCGCGAGGGCGGAGCGATCCGCGTCGGCCACCTGATCGGCAACGCGTTCAGGATCGCAATCCGGGATTTGGATGAGAAGCTAGTCGCAAGGCTGGCGTCGCGAAGATCGAGCGAACTTGTCTTCATCAACTATTACGACACGCAACGCTTCGGCGTTCCCGGCGGTCCGAAGACCACTCACCTGATTGGCGACCGGCTGCATGCGGGCGCCTACGACGAAGCGCTGGCGCTGTTGAGGCAGTCACGGGCGGAGGAGGCGCTGTTGGCGCAATCCTGGTCGGGCAGCGCCGAACAATTCTTTTGCGAATTGGACCCGCGAATTGTGCGTTTATATTACGCGGCTTATTCGTCCTATCAATGGAACACCCAGCTGGCAGACAGTATTGCCGGTGAGGCTGGCGTCCAGGAACTGACGCGTCCACCCCTGAAGTGCCTCCTCACTGTAGAGCCTCGACTGCTGGAGCGCATCCGCCAGCGAGCTCTGACTCATCCGCTCCGACGTTTTTCGTGTGCGCCGGGCTTTCCAGAAGTCGATCCCGAGGTTCGTCCGGGGTTGATACAGGCGCGGATCAGGGTCGTCGAACACGGTCTCGACGAGTTTCATCAAGGGCGCAACAAAGTAACCGTAGAGATGTTTCTTCCAAGTGGCTGCTATGCCACGATGGCTATAAATCAGTTCGTGACATTTTGCAGATATTAG
- a CDS encoding histidinol-phosphate aminotransferase family protein, translating into MEFPRQSQTAECDIWRFPLPEVGDLARHNRLPANHGINLRSCELHHPRMTELLREVAPDTAHTQFYPFASLAIGGIGRRLGVPSERLTLAAGSDALIAAIVDAFGSATGRMILQVPNYFGWAHYAALRKLDVTHASIRVPDAMAMGFQALLDTLRSKPPSLVVISNPNSPTGHLMSGSELIELAESCGRHHHLLVVDECFAAFAETDHVELLGSYDHVFLVRSFSKSLGLAGARIAVGMSPPRLARLLGAYRMDGAVSGASLHMLEALLGRPEELKSIWKDIILAREKFGAALALQRPGWRVLPSAGNYVNVAVRGYEPAEVVKHLDTRGVYIRDTSREVGLAGCVRFGIAHWPLMQGVLDAIAAVPPPAAQTSD; encoded by the coding sequence ATGGAATTTCCCCGCCAATCTCAAACAGCCGAATGCGATATTTGGCGGTTTCCGTTGCCGGAAGTCGGTGATCTCGCACGCCACAACCGCCTTCCCGCCAATCACGGGATCAATCTGCGAAGCTGCGAACTGCACCATCCCCGGATGACAGAGCTTTTGCGGGAGGTCGCGCCCGACACCGCGCATACCCAGTTCTACCCCTTTGCTAGCTTGGCCATAGGAGGGATCGGCCGGCGGCTTGGCGTTCCCTCGGAGCGGCTGACGCTGGCCGCAGGGTCCGATGCTCTGATCGCTGCGATTGTCGACGCTTTTGGGTCGGCCACCGGGCGCATGATTCTGCAGGTGCCCAATTACTTCGGCTGGGCGCACTATGCCGCGCTGCGAAAGCTTGACGTAACCCACGCGTCTATCAGGGTGCCGGATGCGATGGCGATGGGGTTTCAGGCGCTTCTGGATACATTACGGAGTAAGCCACCGTCGCTGGTGGTCATTTCCAACCCCAATAGCCCCACCGGTCACCTAATGTCCGGCAGTGAACTGATTGAGCTGGCCGAATCGTGCGGGCGACATCACCACCTGCTGGTGGTAGACGAATGCTTCGCAGCCTTCGCGGAAACGGACCACGTCGAGCTCCTCGGATCTTACGACCACGTCTTCCTGGTACGGTCATTCTCAAAGAGTTTGGGTCTGGCAGGCGCGCGGATCGCCGTCGGCATGTCGCCACCCCGTCTGGCTCGCCTTCTCGGTGCCTACAGAATGGACGGCGCTGTTTCAGGAGCATCCCTTCATATGCTTGAGGCCCTGCTCGGTCGGCCGGAGGAGCTCAAATCGATCTGGAAGGACATCATTCTGGCGCGCGAGAAATTCGGGGCAGCATTGGCGCTCCAGCGGCCGGGTTGGCGGGTGCTCCCGTCGGCCGGCAACTATGTGAATGTGGCCGTCCGCGGCTACGAGCCGGCCGAGGTCGTCAAGCATCTCGACACGCGTGGGGTCTATATCCGCGACACTAGCCGGGAGGTTGGTCTGGCTGGATGCGTCCGCTTCGGGATAGCGCATTGGCCGCTAATGCAGGGCGTGCTGGACGCCATCGCGGCTGTTCCGCCGCCTGCTGCTCAAACAAGTGACTGA
- a CDS encoding GrpB family protein, whose amino-acid sequence MRNRGVEKLIEIVMPREEWPNEFAILKQSVMRAAPSGAYIHHIGSTAVRGLPAKDVIDIQLTVGDLSQVDDTAFAREGFNRVLGKVDHSPPGLDLPEKDLLKRFFQSTDRKANLHIREKGRFNQLYSLLCRDYLRTHSLAASAYARIKQSLAKLHPDNAEAYYEIKDPVFDIIMEAANEWAKSTGWSEPPHD is encoded by the coding sequence ATGCGCAATAGGGGGGTAGAAAAGTTGATAGAAATTGTAATGCCCCGAGAGGAATGGCCTAATGAATTTGCAATCTTGAAGCAGTCCGTTATGCGCGCGGCACCTTCTGGTGCCTACATCCATCATATTGGTTCGACGGCCGTGCGAGGTCTTCCTGCCAAGGATGTAATCGATATTCAGCTTACGGTAGGTGACCTGTCTCAAGTGGACGATACTGCCTTTGCGCGAGAGGGATTTAATCGCGTACTAGGTAAAGTTGACCATAGCCCTCCAGGGCTGGACCTTCCAGAAAAGGATTTGCTTAAGCGCTTTTTTCAAAGCACTGACCGGAAAGCAAACTTGCATATTCGGGAAAAAGGTCGCTTTAATCAGCTCTATTCGCTCCTTTGCCGGGATTACCTGCGCACGCATTCATTAGCGGCTAGTGCATATGCACGCATAAAGCAGAGTCTCGCTAAATTACACCCCGATAACGCGGAGGCATATTACGAAATCAAAGACCCCGTGTTTGATATCATTATGGAGGCGGCGAACGAATGGGCGAAGAGCACGGGTTGGTCGGAGCCGCCACATGATTAG